Below is a window of Musa acuminata AAA Group cultivar baxijiao chromosome BXJ3-11, Cavendish_Baxijiao_AAA, whole genome shotgun sequence DNA.
atcaccgttgtcatctccttctcatgcaatggataccgccgctcggtctcgttgagcttataGCTCTCGTAGGCCATcatatgaccctcctgcatgagtactcccccaatagcgaaatctgaagcatttgtatggacttcaaagggctccccatattccggcaatttgagcaccggttcttccaaaacggcagccttcagatcttggaatgcaatttCATATTTATCAGACCATCTCCAAGACTGCTCCTTCTTCAACAACTCCGTcaatggagttgcacgcttcgaataccccgctatgaagcgtcgatagtagttgacgaaaccaaggaaggatctcaactctggcatcttctttggagttcgccattttgcaatcgcttgcaccttcgatttatccatccgaatggagccattaccgattcgatgccctaagaataagatctctgcttgagcaaagtagcatttctcccttttcacgaacaaagtgttctcccttagaaccttgaaaattgtccgaaggtgcatgacatgctcctcgagcgtttgattgtagacgacgatattacgaccacaaacttatcaaaatactctttgaatagctggttcatgagagtgcagaacatgaccggagcgttggttaagccaaaaggcatcaccaagaactcaaacgctccatacctggtcacacaggtcgtcttcgcttcgtcgccttcagcaatgcacacctgccaataccccgaccgaaggtcgagttttgagaaatacttggctttgcccaattggtcgaacaagtccgctatgagcgggatgagatacttgttcttcattaTCACTTTGTTGATAGttcggtaatcgacgcatagtcggaggctcccatcttgtttcttttgaaagagaactggagctccgaatgatgCTTTCGAACTGCGAATGAGACCATCGCTTAGCAGCTCACCTAACTACTttttgagttctgccaactctggcgggggcatgcagtagggtggtctcactggaggcttcactcctggctccagctcgatattatgatccacgcctctgcgtggcggaagagtctttggcaactcgggtggcataacgtcaatgaactctttcaggacgttcgccaccacagcaggttcatgaatgaccttctcgtcgagtggctctagcttcatagcagccatgaatgttagttcgccttttcgtacccccTTCTTCAGTTGCAATGCCAATATCTGTTGGGGGtctttggttcctctccgagagacgggaaccatacAGGGGTCGTCACCCCCCATCATGCATAGGgtgtttaggaacgacattggcaccaacttcgccgcgttcataaactccattccaatgatcacttggaagtcgtccaatggcaccgccatcatgttcgtGCTCCCGCGCCATGTTCCAATCTTGATGGGGAATCCCTTTGCCAactcggagattcgcttggcctccgagttcaccgccttcattcgacttgggctcttctccaagatcagcccaagtcgctttgcttctcgatcgacaataaagttgtgggtagcacccgtgtccaccattgcacgggtcgtttggccatttagcttgatgtctacgtacatcagcttaccacttcctgctttttgtagttttgtcttcgtgttctcccccacttgaccccgcatggcgtttaacaaacgcattgctcccgtcCGGGGTCCCTGCGACTCCTCGCCGTcgttgctggattcagaactactcgaactaagagcgacaaccttgcccttgtccgatttgggtggatgaatggaagctgttaaagcattgagtgcttgtttttgtgggcactccctcaccatgtgcaaccctccgcataagaagcatccgtcaggtttcggggccttgcctttcgggcttggccctttgtgggaattctttttcttttgttcgcccctgaGCTCCTTccttcgagaatattttggagggcgattgcttgaagattgtttccttctttccgggtcttcagaggaaacgaagtgggTGAACCTTTCTGCggtagcaattgccccgatcaaatcggcgacattccttcgatatagttcttgttgcgcccatggtttcaaaccatcgaggaagctgaacagtttATCCTTTTCGGACATGTCCTGAATGTCCAGCATTAgcgtagaaaattgcttcacgtagtctcagaTGGAAGCATTTTGGCGGAGTTGCCTCaatttccttcttgcgacgaactcggtgttctcaggtaggaactgagttttcaactcccgcttcaagtcctcccatgtgtcaactcgacaccgaccttgttggatctcctcccaacgggttcgccaccaaagttttgcatctccgttcagatacatggtcgctatagaaactttggtttcttcagaattagGCCTCGTAGcttgaaagtattgttccatatcgaacaggaaattctcgagctcttttgcatctttggcccctccataaccatgaggctcgagtgccctcaagttttgtggcggcgcaacgcgggtgttggttcctcccgcatttagtgcccttgtgagcatggtcaccttcgaagtgagttccgccacaacttcctgcgggtgttgcacggagtctttggtgtcatctgacaatcggtcgactagggcctcaaccttgttgaTCTTGGACTCTGCttcttcttgtgagctctctacctcgacaagcctttgttggccatggtagagttccttcaAGCTCGCTtcgagaacatccaagcgggtttccgccgttgtgagtctctccttatgactctttttcccgatttgcgctccagattgcgcctcctccgcacgcggagagtagccaacttctcgctcatcatgttcgctgtcgcgctcctcctgagcggctccaatagcatgagagcgagtgtgcacttgcAGCTCACATGCGGCTGCTAGGGGCAAGGgtctggcttgccccgtcttgcttgattcgtcacgatgctttgccatggcgaagttgcgaagttccttcgctgctcactcgaagtgcttgcccgctctgatatcacaatgtcacggacttgctagaattgcctaagttgtgaggtacccttgcggcaaagacgagaacttagcttgcgttgcctaagtcgcaaggcacccttgcggcaaagatgcgcacttagcttacgttgcttgagtcacgcttcgcccttgcgatttacgtccgcaaagatcagcccacttgcaacctctcgcaggtcccgaaggacctataaaagagaaagttgattaattcgaagaacgagcgacggacaagtcccgacgtctcgcgaaaaggggaagctttacaagcaattcagcgagcacctttgcGCTAGGCCTTTGGACCACGAGCCTCCTCCACCCTATGCCGTCGTGTGCAGGGTCCCCCTTTGGCTTACGTCGTTGATCGCGAGCCTCTTTCGCTCTACGCTATTGTGTGTCACGTCTTCCTTCAGATTAAGCCATCGGCCGCGAGGCTCCTTTGCCCTACGCCGCCTTGTGCAGCTTCGTATCTCCACCGTATAAGCTTATATTGTCGACCAACTTTGTTCCACAAGTTGCTACCTTCCTCCACCCTAAGCACCACCATAGCTTGAGTCAAAGAAGCTAACCTTCCTCCACCGTGCACTACTGCCTTCCTCAGGGCCatactatcacggacttagctagaattgcctaagtcgtgaggcacccttgcggcaaagacgcgaacttagtttgcgttgcctaagttgcgaGGCACCCTTAcgacaaagacgcgaacttagcttgcgttgcctaagtcgtacttCGCCCTTacgatttgcgtccgcaaagatcagcccacttgcaacctctcgcaggtcccgaaggacctgtaaaagagaaagttgattagttcgaagaacgagcgacggataagtcccgacgtctcgcgaaaaggggaagctttacgagcaattcagtgagcaccttgcgtgcacaagagaaaagagagagaggaggataaCAAAGACTTTAgaggttgaacgaacaactgcaagtccacaaacagctgctcaccgggtgccgggcgcgacaacaagttcctgtcaaggtaacgtgcgaacttgcgaaagattgttcaacgcctgaCACTAtgtcgaagccccatcccccatggtgccacccgggtggttccagggtgctgagatggctgacgttttgcgtgcAGCAGctggctgcagaaaacagcccgtggcacgcgaaaacagagTTGTTTTGGGGTTCTTTTGGTCGGTTCagtgagcgatcgcactgtagcactgtaacttgttcgaacttacatttttacaagcaaaatgattcaaaaccaagacaaaacatgctgtcaagcagctgtacatgtagatgagagcgatgaacggttcgttgaacgaagttgttgcgggtgcgcgacgaacgTTCGTGACAATACTCCATAGCCTTTCACCATCTGATTACCTCTCCATCACCTCTTTCTCAATTTATTGGTAACAACAACAGTTTTGTTAAATGTTCTATTTCCTGCAACATCTTGAGCACTTTGCTTAATTATCTCCTATTTCCTGCTCTTTGTTAAATTGTCAGGAATTTATGACCGCTATTAGGTGGGTACACTGTTAGGAGTTAGAACATAATAGGACACTGTTAGGTAGATAACAAGAACACTGTAACTATACTTTGATATATGCTCTTAACAGCACCCTGTTAGAATTTTCTATTACCCTGTTAGATGGAAATGAACTTGATTTAAGCACCCTACTAGGACAAATAACACCCTATAGTTGTAGGCTTGCAACGAACTACACAATATGTTGTTATTAACATATTTCTTAATGTATATCGCATTTGATGTTTGATCATTTCTATATTTCAGGAATAATGGCAAGTGTATAGAGGAATTAAGAAGAATCATTGGCAAAAAACACAAGAAAGGATCCCTGTTGGAAATAAACTATCTAAAGAATTATATTttgttttgatatttttgttattagataTGGACAATGTAATTTGGTACTTTATAATAATGCAATTTGATGTGTCATTTTTATTTTCGTGATCCTATTTATcaatcatgatatatatttttaaaattttaatattcaagAGCTTTTTGCTTCGTTTGGGTGGGAACCTTAGCAAGTACCTTGGTGCCTTTTGGCATCTAGTGCTTTTGAAAACACTATTTGTACAATGAAAATGTGCCAAATTTCACACAAAACTGCTGGTAGAAGAGATCCAACAAGATTGCCTTGCCTTGTGAATCAGTTAACAGAAAAATAGTGCATACAATGTATTCAATCTTCCTATGCTTGTCCACCAGCTGGTGGACTTGCTCAGTTTGACCAACATGATGTCCTCTTTGTTTTGATGACTTTGTTCTATGATGATTGCTTCACGCAAATATAGTTACCTTTTAACTTTCTTATAATACCTCTATTAGTGTTTTCTCTATAAATAGATTTGTTGAAAGCAACATGCCACAACGCTTAGTGGGCAAGGATCCAATTGGGACTAAGTAGCGTTAGGATATTCTTGGCTGATCTCCTGCTACTTCATTATCTTTGGTGTTATATGATGTGAGGGGTACTAGGTTAGAGACCGGTTATTATCACCTTATTGCTACTGTATGAACTAATTATTTTTCTATGTTGATTGTGGTATTTTTAGGAAAAAAAACTAACCCCAAGTATTTGTCTGTTTGGATATACCTACTAATGTAAGATGTACAACTTGTTGGTGCCGAATGATTTCTTGGAAGGTGTTACATTTAGTTAGATCTTCAACAATTTTATTATGCCTAATTTTGTTAAGTTCTTTGCATCTAGAGTGAGCTCATCTATGTCCGCCTCACTATTGCAGTTGCCCCTCTTAGCGAGGATGATGGAGCTACCATCTCTCGTTTTTCTGACCAATACAGAAGCCAAGCCAGTGGCCCAGCTGGGGAAAGAACAGAACCAGCTGGGGAAAGAACAGAAAGTGAGAGAAGCCATGTAAAAGCTCTGGCAAGTGATGAAATGCATGGTGACAAGAAGGAAGATGATATTTGCACGTGCGAATCAGGGAACGAAGCTAAAGCGAAGACAGTGCAAAGCGGTAGGGATTCGGAACTGCTGACCAGTGCCATGGCGCTGAGGTCATCCGATGAAGTTGTGGATGCAGCTTTACCTACAGCGCCAAGGGTGAAGAAACAGCTGATGTTCTCGTCAAAGCAAGTCAGTCGTTCCATTGCAGCTTCTGAAAATATACGGTTGATCGGTGCAGTCGTGATAGCTCTTTTGGTCATCCTGTCGAACCATGGATATGCTTTTGGTGGTGCAGTGATGGGGAGCATCTTGAACTTTCGACCATTGTTCCTTGTTATGCTGACTGATGTGACCATTGTTCTCGGGCTGCTGATAACAAACCACGGAACTGATGCGAAAGAAAACGAGAAAGCAAGGACTGGAAAACAGGAGCATGGTTGGCCAAGCAACATAGGTGATGCATTGGAGGCGTGGTTGATGATTCGGACAGTTTCGAGCGCTGTCTTCATGGATTGCAGCATATGTGCTGTTATCATGATCGCTGGCCTCTGCGTCTGAGTATGCGCGGATTTATGTTGGTTAGCCATGTGAAACACAATCAAGCTTGTTGGTTCATGTGGTGGTTTGTGTTCACAGTATAGTATGGTATTACTTCATGACACGAGTGATCTTTCTGAGGACTCTGGGCACAGATCTGTTTGGTTCATAGTGGAGTATACACTGTTTGGTTTATGGTATACGTTTATGCTACAATGCCTATTTGATTTCTAATCGAGTCGACATAATGCTACTACATTAAGAGTCGTAATATTATTCACGATAAATACAAGCGAGATGTTTATTTCTTTACGATCATTTTCTGTCACTTCAAATAAAGACTTATGCGCACAACAGCAAGCCACCACCAAAACATGGGAAAAGCATCCCTTGTCGAGGGCAGTGACTCGTAATCACTAGAGTTGGTGCAGGTCTCACATTTCTACGTTACACCACTGGTGGTTCTTCTACGGCAAATTAGAGGGAAGAGAGGTGAGGCACCCGTGGCTTCGAATTACATACGAATCAAATGAAATCCCAGCACGAGTTGTATTATAAGCAGGAAGTTCATTGTATCTATTTCCTCAATTATTGCCTTTTGAAAGAAATCTATAACATTCCCAAATGTTTGATCATTTACAAACACAATGCGTATATACACATTATTTAACACCTAAAACATCAAATCCACTTAACAAAAATATCGATACCCATTTACCAAAAGCTGAAAATTCAAAAAAGGGCCAAGTTTTGGAACATGACATGAACCAAAAGCCACGCTTCAATGCATGCATTCATGATGATGGATGGTCCAATGTTATGCTAACACAACTTTAGGGAATAAACGAACAGGTGCCGAATTCCCTACAGTATGACAGATCTAATGCACTCCCATCTACAACCAACCCAAAAGACGTCATATAAACAGAAGTTACATGTCCGTATCTATCAGCCACCGGAAAGATTTACAATACCTTGGCACGACTAGTAGTAACCATAGGCACCATGCACAATCCCacatccccttttttttttttttttttgtcacgggCAATGTGCATTTAGCAGCTCCCGGTATACAATCTCAATGAACTCATTATTCTGTCAAGAAAGCAAATTTAGATGGACTTTAATACTTTATAAACTCACCAGATACAAAGCAGCAAAAAATTATTATCGAAAGCAAAAGGCCCTCTCAATGTACTATTTCAGGTGATTTGCAAGTAGAAGTTCTGCAAGTACGAACCCTATCTATCTGTCTTACGTGGAATTTCATTGACTTCTGTAGTAATAAGTCGAAGCAGTCAAAGATTATAAAAGCTGAAGAAGATTCTGGAAAAACCAAGGATAGATGGACACACTTTGATGGAGCTCCCATGGGTGCAGAATTACTGATGAAATGGCCCATTCATGACAGCAGATCTTGATAACAAGGCAGGAAACACAAAAAAGCAGCGAGGACAGAATAAAAGACAGAAAGAACAAGTGCACAGCTAAACTGTGTTTCACACAGAGTTTATATAAGGGTAATGGACCTATAGCACTAGCTTCAAGGGCGTGGAGTCATCACAACATTTGTTAACTTGCAGGGAAAGGTGAAAGTCAGCAGGACAATGAGAGTGGCAATAACATAAAATAGCACCAATAATTTATGTCATCATTTATTTCAGAGAAAGATAGATGAAGAAAGCAACTAGAgtaacaaaataaaagaaaacttgcCTGCACAAGCCTCAAAAGTGCATCACGGACTTTGTCTCTAGTAATAACTGGGCCAAATATTGGAGCAGGAGTGAGGGACGCAGACGGCGTAGGTGGTGGAAATGGTTGAAGTAATGGAGTGCCATACGGATGCTGCATTGTAACTGGGGGATAGACTGGAGGAGCAGTGAGAGTCAAAGATGACACTGGAGGCGTTACCAATGCCGAagaagagagagatggagagaaaAACGATGGCTTCACAAGATTTGTAGCACGGTTGCTGTTTCCACTGCTAGATTCAAGGGTATCCGAAGGTGCCACTAGAAGAGTGGACAAAGCTGGAATAACAGAGGTTGGCTGAAAAGTTGGCACCACAGATGGATTGAcaaatggtccatgatgagttacaGGAATAGTTGCTGCATCAACAGTTGGTTGCACTGCCAGTGTTGTTGCATTTGATGCATTTCCAATGTTCACAGCATTCTGCAAATAAATAATGATAGTTCTCCtgtcataaataattattaaaataacaaTCATCTGCTAACTAAGAACATGATTCTGCAATGTCTAACATATGTAGAATAAACATCATACAGCAAACAGACTATTTTACTCCGAAAAGCTACATTTAGTAGCAGCAGACATGAATTTCTCACTAACGGTATGGTGGAGGATACTACTTAGCAGATACCGTACACTGAAAAAGTTTGCAAATGGATCATCAGGAACATCAGGAATTGGTGCAGCAATAGATGAAGTTGTTGGCTCAAGAGGACCTTCAATTACTGATGAAGTAGGTACAGCTTCAAGTTCCTCAAACTCACTGTTAcaagaaagagaatattcttgtagGAACAACCATCCATATTTTGCACATGACAAAAAAAACACATATATACCAATGACAAAAAATCCGTGAAACCAATCTCAAATAATTGGAATATTACAGCTTATTGTTGTATATGCCAATATGTTATTGCATATGCATGCAAGTATGTACCTTACTTTGTCAAAGGCGTGTAAGATTCTAAAAGAACATATTCCAAGGATACCAATAGAAAGACAAAATATTGATGCTGAAAAAGAAACAATGGGAAATAAGACCCTATAAAACTGGATACACAAACAATACTACAGATCGCTATCTGTAGGCCTTAGAAACAGAAAGAaactattatattaaaaaaagttaacttgagagcaaaccacAACATATGCAAAGAAAAATTCGATAACAATGGTCAGCAAAAGACTAAAAGATAATAAGAATACAAAAAGTGCTACTAAACATGACTGACTAAGGCAATATAGCATATACCTTTTAGAAGATACCTTAGCCTTGGGAGGTACTTTGGAATAGGCATTAAGTATCCTGAATAAAAGAGCACTAATGTTTGTCATATGGTGTAACTGAGAATAATAtctgatgcataataatattctAATACATCAGAGAATAGAATTTACGAATAATAGTAGAATAACACACAATACTGATTACTCAAGTTTGTAAGAAACAAACCCTATTCCCAGATCTATGCATTACCATATAAAGAAAAGTATGATTGCTCAACATTATGTATTATGGAAAAGCACAAATGAGCAGCAGGTGGAACTGCAACTGCAGGGGACAATGATTTGCTTCGTAGGGTCAACATCTGTACAAAAAGTTGAAGAGATGTGATTGAGAAGTCATTACAGAGGTGGCACAAGAGGTACCTGCCACGCAACATCTTCTATTATAGGAAATAACACATGCAGATACTACAAGACACATGACTTACATGTAAAAGCTACAAAGAATCATAAGTTCTTTACATCTTGAACACTTGCGTAACTCCCCTTCAAACTGACAGTGAAACTTTGGCTGCTAGTTTGACTTCCAGACTCCAGAGATTTTCTTAATGGACATTGACCTATTAATGATAGACATGTATCACAAAATCACCTATCATTGTCCTATTGGAGCATTTTTCTGACTTTATTCATGACTTCAAGTAAACTTCTACTTATGAATAAGATCATTTAGTTAATAAAATAAACTTGACTCTTGTTTATATTTAGGGTGCTCCTTAaggtaatttgatataattagggATATGGAAAATTACATGTTCTCTAATAAACATAAGAAAATTGAATCTTCTCTTGTCCTGCATAATACAATtggtatttatatttaaaatttatacttGATTGCCACACATTTCCCCTTCATGTCCCATTTTTTGCAATGATTATGAATTACATGCACCCATACCAAATtgcttccttcctccttcctcctctattCCTCTACCGCTCCTTCCacatctctttctttttctttcttgtctaGCCACCGGTATGCACTAGCATACTGAGTTGGTACACCAGTATAGATCGATACATACCATTCCAGCAGTTTTCCGAAACGGGTCCAGTAGCCGAAAAGGCAAACCTTGCAAAAAATCTTATTTGTATCGAACCAATTTCCATAAATTTATACTCTACAATTAGATATGGACAAGAGAACAATTCTACAAACCAATACTGCTATGGTTAAAGAAACATGGTACCACTGATCACTAAAGACCCCTATAGGTTCAAAGggcaaaaattatataaatttttaaaaaagaaacaaaatgattACAAAACTAATGGTAACTCACCAAATTATTAAAAGAGTAGGAAGGAATGTATTCAATAAAAAATTTGTTACGCTCTCCTACCTAAATCAAACAAGGCATATAAGAATGACCTTCATGTTGGAAAGTCACATACAAATATGATAAACATAATTTTCCATATTTGTTAGTTCCAATACAATATAACAAACCTGATTTAGTAGGATTCTTTGTCTTAGCATCAATGATTTGTCAATATCAGCCAAAATAATCAAACTGAACCAATTTTGACCATTACTAGTCAATTTGTCAACCTTGCCATAGGACAGGGAGGAAAAAAGGTAAGAAAAGAGGACaggtgaaaaaaattattgtaatCAAAAccataaagaaaatataaaaaacaaaatgcTATTACTATTTCGTTCGATATTCACTGTAGTCCTTACATAAACTGTCCATCACTCAAGACAGAGAGGAAAGAGCAGTGGGAGGAACATAATGAAAAAGGTCCTTATTCCTTAACCCCTTGAGAGGATAGGGATATCAACACAGGAAAGAGACATATATGGGATTTGGAATTCCTAAATCCTGATCACTCTCTCTTCAAATAATTTCTTATGCAAAATTATCTTTACGTCACCCAACACTTCGCCCACAAGGTGATTGGAGAAGAAACAGGATGATAGTGAGGCTCATCGCTATATACAAAATGCAGGCAAGTAAATTCTAAATCTTTCGGCATaacatataaaataattatttaatatataatatCTTTGGATAACATGATTACATAGTTAatgtttttattttcataataaaaaataattgtttttcttttctgaatTATTCATTGCTATTGAAATGCAAACAAGTTTTCTACCTTTTTGCATGGCATACATATCATAGTTAACTATAATGATAATACCTTTGTATCATTCTTCATTATTGTTTATTGTAATCTTTTGCACAaatttcatattttatatttcaattccatatgcttttttttaaaaacaataaaaatgaAATATGAAGGTAGGAAAAACTTTcaacatattaattttttttaattttctttcataGTAGTTTCTAGTCTTTAGCATTTTTATAGTAATATGTTTTTCTTGCTATAAATTATTTTCTCAGCAACACCAATCATAGATAATCCCAAACCTATCATGTGAACCTTG
It encodes the following:
- the LOC135652700 gene encoding mRNA-decapping enzyme-like protein isoform X2, producing the protein MTQSGKLMPNLDQKSTKALNLTVLQRIDPFVEEILMTATHVTFYEFNIELNQWSRKDVEGSLFVIKRNAQPRFQFIVMNRRNTDNLVEDLLGDFEYEVQVPYLLYRNAAQEVNGIWFYNSHDCEDIANLFSRILNAYSKVPPKAKVSSKSEFEELEAVPTSSVIEGPLEPTTSSIAAPIPDVPDDPFANFFSNAVNIGNASNATTLAVQPTVDAATIPVTHHGPFVNPSVVPTFQPTSVIPALSTLLVAPSDTLESSSGNSNRATNLVKPSFFSPSLSSSALVTPPVSSLTLTAPPVYPPVTMQHPYGTPLLQPFPPPTPSASLTPAPIFGPVITRDKVRDALLRLVQNNEFIEIVYRELLNAHCP
- the LOC135652701 gene encoding uncharacterized protein LOC135652701 encodes the protein MESAREARRRRILERGTDRLAFIAGQARSIPDSSPPPSPSPPPPKEAHPKTSVAPLSEDDGATISRFSDQYRSQASGPAGERTEPAGERTESERSHVKALASDEMHGDKKEDDICTCESGNEAKAKTVQSGRDSELLTSAMALRSSDEVVDAALPTAPRVKKQLMFSSKQVSRSIAASENIRLIGAVVIALLVILSNHGYAFGGAVMGSILNFRPLFLVMLTDVTIVLGLLITNHGTDAKENEKARTGKQEHGWPSNIGDALEAWLMIRTVSSAVFMDCSICAVIMIAGLCV
- the LOC135652700 gene encoding mRNA-decapping enzyme-like protein isoform X1, with product MTQSGKLMPNLDQKSTKALNLTVLQRIDPFVEEILMTATHVTFYEFNIELNQWSRKDVEGSLFVIKRNAQPRFQFIVMNRRNTASSVIEFLCWTTLISFFSTFLVQCFEVEQCYSQKKIHREIHRTKHFWLLWDNLVEDLLGDFEYEVQVPYLLYRNAAQEVNGIWFYNSHDCEDIANLFSRILNAYSKVPPKAKVSSKSEFEELEAVPTSSVIEGPLEPTTSSIAAPIPDVPDDPFANFFSNAVNIGNASNATTLAVQPTVDAATIPVTHHGPFVNPSVVPTFQPTSVIPALSTLLVAPSDTLESSSGNSNRATNLVKPSFFSPSLSSSALVTPPVSSLTLTAPPVYPPVTMQHPYGTPLLQPFPPPTPSASLTPAPIFGPVITRDKVRDALLRLVQNNEFIEIVYRELLNAHCP
- the LOC135652700 gene encoding mRNA-decapping enzyme-like protein isoform X3; protein product: MEPEGCRGIALRYQEECTAKISVHSHEPTEHSALKWSNVTARRKFTERFTELNISDNLVEDLLGDFEYEVQVPYLLYRNAAQEVNGIWFYNSHDCEDIANLFSRILNAYSKVPPKAKVSSKSEFEELEAVPTSSVIEGPLEPTTSSIAAPIPDVPDDPFANFFSNAVNIGNASNATTLAVQPTVDAATIPVTHHGPFVNPSVVPTFQPTSVIPALSTLLVAPSDTLESSSGNSNRATNLVKPSFFSPSLSSSALVTPPVSSLTLTAPPVYPPVTMQHPYGTPLLQPFPPPTPSASLTPAPIFGPVITRDKVRDALLRLVQNNEFIEIVYRELLNAHCP